In Morganella morganii, the following are encoded in one genomic region:
- a CDS encoding fimbrial protein: MLRKTHFFAGLLMLITGYAQAECYNDGNKQVPPLTADLSETFYRQTETTLYFNTRYSGEFSCNGYSSSVSNASYLQKRSIVVGFQNGRYPVEFRVIDLQPGSTQKFAYSRNPYPADRLQARFTLSARVIPQNSRSDVTVPGSQYRFDGAVIAADTTRVGILQFFVRLGLDILTYLLTGHWPEHNEDLFLQPLDVIYQPRETTCTFDNADLLVELPQVDRAQLLRNTTAGMTRFHLDISCRDRLNGRTSRPVKAYLASNQVWLRDMKTLIDTSQGAAQGVGIRVGRYADTNDNSALVINPPGRQPRADSYLFEWGKDKFIEVNNGFNLWAYYYVYDAARLSAGRINTTAILNFEYY, encoded by the coding sequence ATGCTCAGAAAAACCCATTTTTTTGCCGGTCTGCTGATGCTGATCACTGGTTATGCGCAGGCGGAGTGCTACAACGACGGCAACAAACAGGTGCCGCCGCTGACGGCTGATCTGTCGGAAACCTTTTACCGTCAGACAGAGACCACCCTCTATTTTAATACCCGCTACAGCGGGGAATTCAGCTGTAACGGCTACAGCAGCAGCGTCTCCAACGCCTCTTACCTGCAAAAACGTTCCATTGTGGTCGGTTTTCAGAACGGCCGCTATCCGGTCGAGTTCCGGGTAATCGATCTCCAGCCCGGCAGCACCCAAAAATTCGCTTACAGCAGGAATCCGTACCCGGCGGACCGCCTTCAGGCACGTTTCACCCTCAGTGCACGGGTGATACCGCAGAACTCACGCAGTGATGTGACGGTGCCCGGCAGCCAGTACCGTTTTGACGGCGCGGTGATCGCCGCTGACACCACACGGGTCGGCATCCTTCAGTTCTTTGTCCGTCTCGGGCTGGATATCCTCACTTATCTGCTGACCGGACACTGGCCGGAGCATAATGAGGATCTGTTCCTGCAGCCGCTGGATGTCATTTATCAGCCCCGTGAAACCACCTGTACCTTTGATAATGCGGATTTATTAGTCGAACTGCCGCAGGTGGACCGGGCACAGCTGCTGCGTAATACAACCGCCGGGATGACACGTTTCCATCTGGATATCTCCTGCCGGGATCGCCTGAACGGCCGCACCAGCCGTCCGGTAAAAGCCTATCTGGCCAGCAACCAGGTCTGGCTGCGGGATATGAAAACCCTCATTGATACCTCACAGGGCGCGGCACAGGGGGTGGGGATCCGCGTCGGCCGTTATGCGGATACCAATGACAACAGTGCACTGGTGATCAACCCGCCGGGACGGCAGCCGCGTGCGGATTCCTATCTGTTTGAATGGGGAAAGGACAAATTTATTGAAGTAAATAACGGCTTTAATCTCTGGGCGTATTACTATGTCTATGATGCCGCCCGGCTCAGTGCAGGCCGTATCAATACCACGGCAATCCTCAATTTCGAGTACTACTAA
- a CDS encoding regulatory protein RecX, which yields MDEKQLYHYAIWLLGRREYAGAELTRKLKRKIAEKQETSPTEEHVLPRVMARLTDSQYLDDTRSIALFFQAGVRKLHGPVRIRQELRQKGFDGELIDAVFSAQETDWFEQAREAKMKKFGESSPADYKEKQKQMRYLMYRGFTSDQIYELY from the coding sequence ATGGATGAAAAACAACTTTATCATTATGCCATATGGCTGCTGGGACGGCGGGAATATGCCGGCGCGGAACTGACCCGCAAACTGAAACGGAAAATTGCTGAAAAGCAGGAAACCTCCCCGACGGAAGAGCATGTTCTGCCACGGGTGATGGCGCGGCTGACAGACTCACAGTATCTGGATGATACCCGCAGTATCGCGCTGTTTTTTCAGGCCGGTGTGAGAAAACTGCACGGACCGGTGCGGATCCGTCAGGAATTACGTCAGAAAGGGTTTGACGGTGAATTGATTGATGCGGTTTTTTCCGCGCAGGAGACCGACTGGTTTGAGCAGGCCCGTGAGGCAAAAATGAAGAAATTCGGGGAAAGCAGCCCGGCAGACTATAAAGAGAAGCAAAAACAGATGCGTTACCTGATGTACCGGGGTTTCACATCTGATCAGATTTATGAACTGTACTGA
- a CDS encoding DnaJ family domain-containing protein: protein MTIFDTLAERHIQAALESGELQGLAGEGKPLTLDDDSHVPPELRVGYRLLKNAGYLPPALLARQEAVSLADLLSALPPDSAEYEQTNKRLRLLALQMQQAGLNTDFLYHRYHDAIQQALNKNK from the coding sequence ATGACGATTTTTGACACACTGGCTGAGCGCCATATTCAGGCGGCGCTTGAAAGCGGAGAATTACAGGGACTGGCAGGAGAAGGTAAGCCGCTCACACTGGATGATGACAGCCATGTTCCCCCTGAACTGCGGGTGGGCTACCGGTTGCTGAAAAATGCAGGATATCTTCCCCCGGCATTACTGGCCCGGCAGGAGGCGGTTTCACTGGCGGATTTATTGTCCGCTCTGCCGCCGGACAGCGCAGAATATGAGCAGACAAACAAGCGGTTACGGTTGCTGGCATTACAGATGCAGCAGGCGGGGCTCAATACGGATTTTCTGTATCACCGTTACCATGACGCCATACAACAGGCACTGAATAAAAATAAATAA
- a CDS encoding fimbria/pilus outer membrane usher protein, which yields MPRPVRRFSALVSLLPVLLSTPAAGAGFNTNFLYGDSAKADLSRFDRDDTLPDGEYTVEISVNGEWKGRFPLRLQQSGHTILIPQDDVPKLGLRDSTPPPQADEDGYVVLSSLVPPESYTLNTGQFQLALNVPQAMLNTVLKGYVDPSRWDQGINAAMVSYNANYYHATNKRDGSDNDNAYLTLSSGLNLAGWQLRDQSSVTYSSGQSTQWNNNTRYLQRGFPAIKSDFRAGDSYTSNELFDSVRFRGATLKTDMRMYPDAWQGFSPVVRGVAQTNALVRIYQDSQLIWQQSVPPGPFVVDSLLPTGSGGDLQVEVNEADGQINRFMVPFSAVPNMLKEGLFKYELNAGEVRLTDTAYHPDFAQLNLQYGINNTLTGYGGVIAAENYQAFLLGSGFNLPIGALSVDITHSDARFGQDMPRYRGESYKVAYSRFIHQTNTNFSLAAYRYSTSGYFSLTDAVQYQELLNRQDITGDLSPQSQSYRQRSTFNININQRIGADYGSVYLAGTLRDYWGGQGNTREYQLGYANNWQDINYTLSAGRTRYSKDSNNPAGSNNNEETRINLTLSVPLTLSGHKVYLTANSMTEEGRYKSSNIGLSGTAGQSNALSYNVNAAHQQSGGTTFSTSAAYRATPATLNASYSESGRYRQLGAGATGSVVAWPGGILTANQPGETFAVVNVPGTANAIVNNDRNVTTNTQGQVLVPYLSAYRKNALILDASQAPEDAAELLGNVQDIVPYAGAVTLVNFRTDTRQEFYLHAVRRDGRPLPFGTEVTDGNNNSIGYVGQNSLLYIRSETRPEQINVRLTDTDSGYCRITLTPDPQSAPLPCAE from the coding sequence ATGCCGCGCCCTGTCCGCCGTTTTTCCGCCCTTGTTTCACTGTTGCCGGTGCTGCTCAGCACACCGGCAGCCGGGGCCGGGTTTAATACCAACTTCCTTTACGGTGATTCCGCCAAAGCGGATTTGTCCCGCTTTGATCGCGACGATACCCTGCCCGACGGTGAATACACCGTTGAAATCAGTGTGAACGGAGAATGGAAGGGACGATTTCCGCTGCGTCTGCAACAGAGCGGACACACGATTCTGATCCCGCAGGATGATGTACCGAAACTGGGACTTCGTGACAGTACACCGCCGCCGCAGGCGGATGAAGACGGCTATGTCGTGCTGAGCAGTCTGGTGCCGCCGGAGAGTTATACCCTGAACACCGGACAGTTTCAGCTGGCACTGAATGTGCCGCAGGCAATGCTGAATACCGTACTTAAAGGATATGTCGACCCGTCGCGGTGGGATCAGGGCATTAATGCCGCGATGGTCAGTTATAACGCTAACTATTATCACGCCACCAATAAACGTGACGGCAGTGATAACGACAATGCTTATCTGACCCTGAGCAGTGGTCTGAATCTGGCCGGCTGGCAGCTGCGGGATCAATCCTCAGTGACCTACAGCAGCGGACAAAGCACGCAATGGAATAACAACACCCGTTACCTGCAGCGTGGTTTTCCGGCAATCAAATCTGATTTCCGGGCCGGCGACAGCTACACCTCCAACGAACTGTTCGATTCTGTCCGTTTCCGTGGCGCGACCCTGAAAACGGATATGCGCATGTATCCCGATGCCTGGCAGGGCTTTTCCCCGGTCGTGCGCGGCGTGGCACAGACCAACGCACTGGTCAGAATCTATCAGGATTCACAGCTTATCTGGCAGCAGAGCGTGCCGCCCGGCCCGTTTGTGGTCGATTCCCTGCTGCCGACCGGCTCAGGCGGGGATCTGCAGGTGGAAGTGAATGAAGCGGACGGGCAAATTAACCGCTTTATGGTGCCCTTCTCCGCTGTGCCGAATATGTTAAAGGAAGGACTCTTTAAATATGAGCTGAATGCCGGTGAAGTCCGTCTGACAGATACCGCTTATCATCCGGATTTTGCGCAGCTTAATCTTCAGTACGGCATTAATAACACGCTGACCGGCTACGGCGGCGTGATTGCGGCGGAAAATTATCAGGCGTTTCTGCTCGGCAGCGGGTTTAACCTGCCGATCGGTGCATTATCCGTGGATATCACGCACTCCGATGCCCGCTTCGGTCAGGACATGCCGCGTTACCGGGGTGAGAGCTACAAAGTGGCTTACAGCCGCTTTATTCATCAGACCAATACCAATTTTTCACTGGCGGCTTACCGTTATTCCACCAGCGGTTATTTCAGCCTGACAGATGCGGTACAGTATCAGGAACTGCTTAACCGGCAGGACATTACAGGCGATCTCTCCCCGCAGTCACAGAGTTACCGCCAGCGCAGTACCTTTAATATCAATATCAACCAGCGGATCGGTGCGGATTACGGCTCGGTTTATCTCGCCGGTACACTGCGTGATTACTGGGGCGGTCAGGGCAACACCCGTGAATATCAGTTGGGTTATGCCAATAACTGGCAGGATATTAATTATACCCTCAGCGCAGGCCGGACCCGTTACAGCAAAGACAGTAACAATCCCGCCGGCAGTAATAATAATGAAGAGACACGGATTAACCTGACACTCTCCGTTCCGCTGACCCTGTCCGGCCACAAGGTGTATCTGACCGCAAACAGCATGACGGAAGAAGGCCGCTATAAGAGCAGCAATATCGGCCTGAGCGGCACCGCCGGGCAGAGTAACGCGCTGAGTTATAACGTGAATGCCGCGCATCAGCAATCCGGCGGTACCACCTTCAGCACCAGTGCTGCCTACCGGGCGACCCCGGCGACACTGAACGCTTCTTACAGTGAATCCGGCCGTTACCGCCAGCTGGGAGCCGGAGCCACCGGCAGTGTGGTGGCCTGGCCCGGCGGTATTCTCACCGCAAATCAGCCGGGGGAAACCTTTGCTGTGGTGAATGTACCGGGCACCGCCAATGCTATCGTGAACAATGACCGCAATGTCACCACCAACACACAGGGACAGGTGCTGGTGCCGTATCTGTCCGCTTACCGCAAAAACGCGCTGATCCTGGATGCCTCACAGGCACCGGAAGATGCTGCGGAACTGCTGGGCAATGTGCAGGATATCGTGCCTTACGCCGGGGCGGTGACACTCGTGAACTTCAGAACGGATACCCGGCAGGAATTTTATCTGCATGCCGTGCGCCGGGACGGCAGACCGCTGCCGTTCGGTACAGAAGTCACTGACGGGAACAATAACAGCATCGGCTATGTCGGGCAGAACAGCCTCCTTTATATAAGAAGCGAAACGCGGCCGGAACAGATCAATGTCCGCCTGACAGATACGGACAGCGGCTACTGCCGCATCACACTCACGCCGGATCCGCAGAGTGCGCCTCTGCCCTGTGCAGAATAA
- a CDS encoding protein bax, whose protein sequence is MPSLSMRTNAVFAFLILLFFTGSGFASTSTTTSLPYSHQNKQLQKTLPDLKKYASGTPRKKAFLNAIVPAIDKVNREIMNDRTWLLERRNAKHWSQSDIAKLGKLCRSYDMTCSSPKRTNWNALLSRVDILPTHFVATQAATESGWGTSKLAQSNNNLFGMRCGRGCSAKAGQVQGYYAYSTIEDSVTAYMKNLNTHRAYNSLRSERAKQRLGDDDSLSTPELISQLEGYSQKGDAYNRYLRQMYDSNKTLITSAQKVAQNS, encoded by the coding sequence ATGCCCTCTCTTTCGATGAGGACAAATGCAGTCTTCGCTTTCTTGATTTTACTATTCTTTACCGGTTCGGGCTTTGCCTCAACCAGTACCACGACAAGCTTGCCGTATTCGCATCAAAACAAGCAGCTGCAAAAAACGCTGCCTGATTTGAAGAAATACGCGTCAGGTACACCCCGTAAGAAAGCGTTTTTAAATGCCATTGTCCCTGCGATTGACAAAGTGAATCGCGAAATCATGAATGACCGCACCTGGTTACTGGAACGCCGGAATGCCAAACACTGGTCACAGAGTGATATTGCAAAGCTCGGAAAGCTTTGCCGGAGCTATGATATGACATGCAGCTCGCCTAAGCGCACCAACTGGAACGCGCTCCTGAGCCGTGTCGATATCCTGCCCACCCACTTCGTTGCCACACAGGCGGCAACCGAGTCAGGCTGGGGAACATCAAAACTGGCTCAGTCCAACAATAACCTTTTTGGTATGCGTTGCGGACGGGGCTGTAGTGCCAAAGCCGGACAGGTTCAGGGCTACTACGCATACAGCACTATTGAGGATAGTGTCACTGCTTACATGAAGAATCTGAATACGCATCGTGCTTATAATTCACTGCGTTCAGAAAGGGCAAAACAGCGTCTGGGTGATGATGACTCACTGAGCACACCGGAACTTATCAGTCAGCTGGAAGGTTATTCGCAGAAGGGAGATGCTTATAACCGTTACCTCCGCCAGATGTATGACAGTAACAAAACACTGATCACATCGGCACAGAAGGTAGCCCAAAACTCATAA
- a CDS encoding fimbrial biogenesis chaperone: protein MKIHIMKKIILTLLLLTVTFVSPANVIINSTRVIYPQGSKEVPVQLFNTGAQQALVQAWIDDGNPDSTPETANVPFILTPPVVKIDGKNGQQLRVKMTPVQLPADRESLFYLNLLDIPPLPENSADKNMMQIAIRSRIKLFYRPSGLTLSADKAHTRLTFTRDGQHYILKNDSPYHINILGLKETANSRDLAEEGTMIAPYSQFTLPAAAGLPAGNHYSLTLIDDFGAINTYPLSLN, encoded by the coding sequence TTGAAAATACACATCATGAAAAAAATCATCTTAACATTGTTGTTATTAACAGTGACATTTGTCAGTCCGGCAAACGTTATTATTAATTCCACCCGTGTTATTTATCCGCAGGGAAGTAAAGAGGTTCCGGTACAATTATTTAACACCGGAGCACAGCAGGCATTAGTCCAGGCATGGATTGATGACGGCAACCCCGATTCCACGCCGGAAACGGCGAATGTTCCGTTTATCCTGACACCGCCGGTGGTAAAAATCGACGGTAAAAATGGTCAGCAGCTGCGGGTGAAAATGACCCCGGTACAGCTTCCGGCTGACAGAGAGTCCCTGTTTTATCTGAATTTACTGGATATTCCGCCGCTGCCGGAAAACAGTGCCGATAAAAACATGATGCAGATTGCTATCCGCTCCCGCATCAAACTGTTTTACCGCCCTTCCGGCCTGACGCTGAGCGCGGATAAAGCCCACACCCGTCTGACATTCACCCGTGACGGCCAGCACTATATTCTGAAAAATGATTCTCCGTATCATATTAATATTCTCGGCCTGAAAGAGACCGCGAACAGCCGTGATCTGGCGGAAGAAGGCACGATGATTGCACCTTATTCTCAGTTTACGCTGCCTGCCGCAGCCGGATTACCGGCCGGAAATCACTATTCGCTGACACTGATCGACGATTTCGGTGCCATCAATACCTATCCGCTGTCACTGAACTGA
- a CDS encoding fimbrial protein gives MNKKFALAASLSLIFVANSASAATTASGGSINFTGFITDATCTINNGNANMSVLLDPITVNQITHSGAIEEGKKAFSLELSDCNASDKDKKSLHINFASTNLIANNGNYLINQETDEKGNHKNVGIALTSQKSDEVINLNTPYDTKIIADNGVMQFYAKYYKVGSEPAQPGKINTMLTYNLSYF, from the coding sequence ATGAATAAAAAATTCGCTCTTGCAGCGTCTCTTTCCCTTATTTTTGTTGCTAACTCTGCGTCTGCGGCAACTACCGCATCCGGTGGTTCAATCAATTTCACCGGCTTTATTACTGATGCTACCTGCACCATTAATAACGGTAATGCGAACATGTCGGTATTATTAGATCCAATTACTGTCAATCAGATCACACATTCCGGCGCAATCGAGGAAGGAAAGAAAGCATTTTCTCTCGAGTTATCAGACTGTAACGCCAGTGATAAAGATAAAAAATCACTGCATATTAATTTCGCCTCCACCAACCTTATTGCCAATAACGGTAATTACCTGATCAACCAGGAAACGGATGAGAAAGGTAATCATAAAAATGTCGGTATTGCGTTAACATCACAGAAAAGTGATGAAGTTATTAATTTAAACACGCCATACGATACAAAAATCATTGCTGATAATGGTGTTATGCAGTTCTATGCAAAATATTACAAAGTCGGCAGCGAACCTGCTCAGCCGGGTAAAATCAATACCATGCTGACATATAATCTGTCTTACTTCTGA